Proteins from a single region of Vulgatibacter sp.:
- a CDS encoding class I SAM-dependent methyltransferase, translating to MSPATLYDAINTLLFLRWGGSGRLRQALVDSLDVRPGQRVLELGCGTGQVTARLLAAGAEVCAVDRLDDMLAASRRRAPGATFVRGDVFEAEIGTNFDRVVLSFVLHSSESAGRLRLLRRAAAALGPGGSIGVLEWALPAGPLAGAAWRALLARLEPAPAGTQQILDGALGQEAARAGLRIASHRPLAGGRVQLLVLTPGAERAAADQQRPAAGAAVAPTGGTT from the coding sequence ATGAGCCCCGCCACGCTCTACGATGCAATCAATACGCTCCTCTTCCTCCGCTGGGGTGGGAGCGGCAGGCTGCGACAGGCGCTGGTGGATTCGCTCGACGTCCGTCCCGGCCAGCGTGTGCTCGAGCTCGGCTGCGGGACCGGCCAGGTGACGGCCCGCCTGCTGGCTGCAGGCGCCGAGGTTTGCGCCGTGGACAGGCTCGACGACATGCTCGCGGCCTCGCGTCGACGTGCGCCTGGCGCCACCTTCGTCCGCGGCGACGTGTTCGAAGCAGAGATCGGGACGAACTTCGACCGCGTGGTGCTCTCCTTCGTGCTCCACAGCTCCGAGTCCGCAGGACGGCTCCGTCTGCTGCGCCGCGCTGCTGCTGCGCTCGGTCCCGGTGGCAGCATCGGCGTCCTCGAGTGGGCCCTGCCCGCCGGACCGTTGGCAGGCGCTGCCTGGAGGGCCCTCCTGGCCCGGCTCGAGCCGGCGCCCGCAGGCACGCAACAGATCCTCGACGGGGCGCTCGGGCAGGAAGCGGCCCGCGCCGGCCTCCGCATCGCGAGCCACCGCCCTCTGGCAGGTGGAAGAGTCCAGCTGCTCGTTCTCACCCCCGGGGCGGAGCGTGCGGCGGCCGACCAGCAGCGCCCCGCTGCCGGTGCAGCGGTTGCACCAACCGGCGGGACGACTTAG
- a CDS encoding ATP-binding domain-containing protein has product MATQLHRRFETLRSLAEAAPRPVAAHLRIENDGRTRDILLGDSGAPSARPPIVDWASAPLADVFFETREGDEYELELGERLLEGRVLERNLLRIEGEELVEVITENGRCRRGADGLVVEPIEPVLRPREGDRRPRTVKLDAAQQAIVDLPARSAALVLGEAGAGKTTVAVHRIQKLLTENPKWKAGVIVPTEPLRHRIESMLDRLGVRGVPVYSFDRWAAIEARRVFQDLPTRDSRYAPAGVVRIKRDPALRVAMKKLLERKGKKGSIGIADLGELFSDRSLLELMAAHADPVVPIAQIDEVLAHTSAQLSASTEEEWAGSDAESLTTMDGQAIDEGTDLADAGTMDPEDPPVLFALDKMHAALGGRKALEPKRFDLLFVDEAQELGPFELELIGRAHRGSLIVAGDAGQQVDPSANFRGWEATLADLGVPKAARAELKIGYRCPPPIADFAHAIAGDGAASPSEAVRFAPQGHESHVVAWIVEEIRTLRQQDPAITIGVVVRDAARFTRLLARATPVVGAEELRPGATHVVSVLAAKGLEFDTVIVADTDARSFPDTPASRRALYVAITRATHQLALGWSGRASPLLARD; this is encoded by the coding sequence GTGGCAACCCAGCTCCATCGTCGATTCGAAACGCTCCGCTCCCTGGCGGAGGCAGCTCCCCGTCCCGTCGCCGCCCACCTGCGCATCGAGAACGACGGCAGAACGCGCGACATCCTGCTCGGTGATTCGGGGGCGCCTTCCGCGCGGCCGCCGATCGTCGATTGGGCGAGCGCCCCCCTGGCCGACGTCTTCTTCGAGACCCGCGAGGGAGACGAGTACGAGCTGGAGCTGGGCGAGCGTCTGCTCGAGGGCCGCGTCCTCGAGCGCAACCTGCTCCGGATCGAGGGCGAGGAGCTGGTCGAGGTGATCACCGAGAACGGCCGCTGCCGCCGCGGCGCGGACGGCCTCGTCGTCGAGCCGATCGAGCCCGTGCTCCGGCCGCGGGAAGGCGACCGCCGGCCTCGCACCGTGAAGCTCGATGCAGCGCAGCAGGCGATCGTCGACCTGCCCGCCCGCAGCGCGGCCCTCGTCCTCGGTGAGGCTGGCGCCGGAAAGACCACCGTCGCCGTCCACCGGATCCAGAAGCTCCTCACCGAGAACCCGAAGTGGAAGGCGGGCGTGATCGTGCCCACCGAGCCGCTGCGCCACCGGATCGAGTCGATGCTCGATCGCCTGGGCGTCCGCGGCGTGCCGGTCTACAGCTTCGATCGCTGGGCCGCCATCGAGGCCCGCCGGGTCTTCCAGGATCTCCCCACCAGGGACAGCCGCTACGCCCCTGCGGGCGTGGTGCGGATCAAGCGCGACCCCGCCCTGCGCGTGGCGATGAAGAAGCTCCTCGAGCGCAAGGGGAAGAAGGGCTCGATCGGCATCGCCGATCTCGGCGAGCTCTTCAGCGATCGCTCGCTGCTGGAGCTCATGGCGGCCCACGCCGATCCCGTCGTGCCGATCGCGCAGATCGACGAGGTCCTCGCCCACACCTCCGCGCAGCTCTCCGCCAGCACCGAGGAGGAGTGGGCCGGCAGCGACGCCGAGTCGCTGACCACCATGGACGGCCAGGCGATCGACGAGGGCACCGATCTCGCCGACGCCGGCACCATGGATCCCGAGGATCCGCCCGTTCTCTTCGCCCTCGACAAGATGCACGCAGCGCTGGGCGGCAGGAAGGCGCTGGAGCCGAAGCGCTTCGATCTGCTCTTCGTCGACGAGGCGCAGGAGCTCGGTCCCTTCGAGCTCGAGCTCATCGGCCGCGCCCACCGCGGCTCGCTCATCGTCGCCGGCGACGCGGGCCAGCAGGTCGATCCCAGCGCCAACTTCCGCGGTTGGGAGGCGACGCTCGCAGATCTCGGCGTGCCGAAGGCGGCGCGGGCGGAGCTGAAGATCGGCTACCGCTGCCCGCCGCCCATCGCCGACTTCGCCCACGCCATCGCAGGCGACGGCGCAGCCAGCCCCTCGGAGGCGGTGCGCTTCGCGCCGCAGGGCCACGAGAGCCACGTCGTCGCCTGGATCGTCGAGGAGATCCGCACCCTGCGGCAGCAGGATCCCGCGATCACCATCGGCGTGGTGGTGCGCGACGCCGCGCGCTTCACCAGGCTGCTCGCCAGGGCGACGCCCGTGGTGGGCGCGGAGGAGCTCCGTCCCGGCGCGACCCACGTGGTCTCGGTGCTCGCAGCCAAGGGCCTCGAATTCGACACGGTGATCGTGGCCGACACGGACGCCCGCTCCTTCCCCGACACCCCGGCGTCGCGGCGAGCGCTCTACGTTGCGATCACCCGCGCCACGCACCAGCTCGCCCTCGGCTGGAGCGGCAGGGCGAGCCCGCTCCTCGCCCGCGACTAA
- a CDS encoding helix-turn-helix domain-containing protein codes for MELPAAAPLTIWPPLLAAAAPGTVSEPHRHHNLHLVLARAGTLRVQVGGESRAAAGLLTGPDVEHAVDASGCDVLLLFVDPESVPGARLAASIEGGASFLDDPARSALLAGLPPAPGRDELSAWAERAISRLAGGPWELPRMHPRAREVVRAIRDQLPDREVSLERLAERVGLSPSRLLHVFTASVGIPIRPYVRWVRFQLAATAIVAGTPLSEAAAAAGFADAAHMTRTFKEMFGLTPSALQRRSRR; via the coding sequence ATGGAGCTCCCCGCAGCTGCGCCGCTCACCATCTGGCCCCCGCTCCTCGCCGCTGCGGCGCCGGGTACGGTGAGCGAGCCCCACCGGCACCACAACCTCCACCTCGTGCTCGCCCGGGCAGGCACGCTGCGGGTACAGGTCGGCGGGGAGAGCCGGGCGGCTGCCGGGCTCCTCACCGGTCCGGACGTCGAGCATGCCGTCGATGCGAGCGGCTGCGACGTGCTCCTGCTCTTCGTCGATCCGGAGTCGGTGCCCGGCGCCCGCCTGGCCGCATCGATCGAGGGGGGCGCCTCCTTCCTCGACGATCCAGCCCGCAGCGCGCTCCTCGCCGGCCTGCCGCCTGCGCCGGGGCGGGACGAGCTCTCGGCCTGGGCCGAGCGCGCCATCTCCCGGCTCGCCGGAGGTCCGTGGGAGCTGCCGCGCATGCACCCGCGGGCGCGCGAGGTGGTGCGCGCGATCCGCGACCAGCTCCCCGACCGCGAGGTCTCGCTCGAACGCCTCGCGGAGCGCGTCGGCCTCTCGCCCTCCCGTCTGCTGCACGTCTTCACGGCGTCGGTTGGCATCCCGATCCGCCCCTACGTTCGCTGGGTGCGCTTCCAGCTGGCTGCCACCGCCATCGTCGCGGGGACGCCGCTCTCGGAGGCGGCGGCGGCGGCCGGTTTCGCGGACGCCGCCCACATGACCCGCACCTTCAAGGAGATGTTCGGGCTGACGCCCTCGGCGCTCCAGCGCCGCAGCCGTCGTTAG